From the genome of Kryptolebias marmoratus isolate JLee-2015 linkage group LG19, ASM164957v2, whole genome shotgun sequence, one region includes:
- the ubr7 gene encoding putative E3 ubiquitin-protein ligase UBR7: MCEEQTVSLVDVLEEDEELEEEASAVLAGSDSDLCSYPQGYVKRQALYACNTCTPKGGEAAGVCLACSYKCHEGHDLYELYTKRDFRCDCGNRKFSGLQCKLYHEKDDVNSQNKYNHNFFGVYCTCRRPYPDPDDQVEDEMIQCVVCEDWLHGRHLGCVVPDCVELQEMICESCMNKNPFLWIYAAHLAVSSTEVLMEEKKEESAADVPKKEKKVDDVVEPICKRSREEAESSCRQEELQVMHHKRDQSEAEEAKPSCKLKELQAMQLKKDQSGAVFWPSMWRSKLCSCSTCQVQLSAAGLSFLLDELDTVLAYENKGKTNEQSQQGHDPLMSALDNLNRVQQLEIIHGYNDMKTELKDFLQTFAAEGKVVTSDDIRQFFEQQSRKRRRVDAGPFYCS, encoded by the exons gggtACGTAAAGAGGCAGGCGCTGTATGCCTGTAACACGTGTACACCAAAGGGAGGCGAGGCTGCAGGAGTCTGTTTAGCCTGCTCCTACAAATGTCATGAAGGTCATGACCTCTATGAACTTTACACCAAGAG ggaCTTCCGCTGTGACtgtggaaacaggaagttctcTGGGCTGCAGTGTAAACTTTACCAT gagaAGGATGACGTCAACAGTCAGAATAAATACAATCATAACTTCTTTGGAGTTTACTGCACCTGCCGTCGGCCATATCCTGACCCTGACGACCAG GTGGAGGATGAGATGATTCAATGTGTGGTGTGTGAGGACTGGCTGCACGGCAGG CACCTGGGTTGCGTGGTTCCTGACTGCGTGGAGTTGCAGGAGATGATCTGTGAGTCCTGTATGAACAAAAACCCATTTCTCTGGATCTATGCTGCTCACCTGGCAG tGTCAAGTACAGAAGTtctgatggaggaaaaaaaagaagagtcagctgcagatgttcctaagaaagaaaaaaag GTTGATGATGTAGTTGAACCGATTTGTAAGCGGAGCCGAGAGGAGGCGGAGTCGAGCTGCAGACAGGAGGAACTACAGGTGATGCATCACAAAAGAGACCAATCAGAAGCTGAGGAGGCAAAGCCAAGCTGCaaactgaaggagctgcaggcgATGCAGCTGAAAAAAGACCAATCGGGGGCTGTGTTTTGGCCGTCTATGTGGCGCTCCAAACTCTGCTCCTGCAGCACCTGCCAG GTGCAGCTTTCTGCAGCTGGACTTTCCTTCCTATTGGACGAGTTGGACACGGTCCTCGCATATGAAAACAAAGGAAAGACCAATGAACAGAGCCAACAGGGACATGACCCTCTAATGTCAGCTCTGGATAACTTGAACAGAGTTCAGCAGCTTGAGATCATCCACG GCTACAATGACATGAAAACTGAGCTGAAGGACTTCCTGCAGACATTTGCAGCTGAAGGAAAG GTGGTGACCTCGGATGACATCCGTCAGTTCTTCGAACAGCAAAGTCGCAAAAGACGTCGAGTAGATGCCGGACCTTTCTACTGTTCCTGA
- the LOC108249105 gene encoding cytochrome c oxidase subunit 8A, mitochondrial-like: MTMMSSVLRMMGNASSLTRPKEILRNMNRKIYSKPPRNPIGVTQSFFVMSVFAVTMLTPAAWILHHLPEYRERTQQSPRT, translated from the exons ATGACGATGATGAGCAGTGTCTTGAGGATGATGGGAAATGCTTCAAGTTTGACTCGTCCAAAGGAAATCCTcagaaacatgaacagaaagATCTACAGCAAACCTCCACGGAACCCAATTGGAGTCACA caaagTTTTTTCGTCATGTCTGTGTTCGCGGTGACCATGTTGACTCCTGCAGCCTGGATCCTTCATCACCTGCCAGAGTACCGAGAAAGGACCCAGCAGAGCCCAAGGACCTGA
- the asb2a.1 gene encoding ankyrin repeat and SOCS box protein 2 isoform X1: MATPGISHSSSAGSSLTFEDYSLYRNLNDDELLQLAIERSLIETHGGTATTTISTNSSTTITTKSTITQLPHRHDSNLNPSSTNRNKPQTSSTQNPAAVQTGAHYSSPNPPVEKPPDPKTFVGTMSRFMTGSGKRMVAYYKADGTLVHIAPEPEEDEEPLFRAIREGDSSRVKALAMCPGTNLMLPSKPGWLAVHQAAWFGQEACLRMLLIAQPGMINNRASHGETPLFAAVSRVQLECVQLLLENGADPDIPNYEKETPLYKACERNNPAIVAALLNYGAEVNTSCTQGWTALQEAGGRNNVEICEMLLKAGAKHNVRNMYGIGPLFTAAQNGQLAALRLLIKHGADVNTQAADGATALYEAAKNGHEKVVELLLSQNADANKPGKTGLLPLHIAAQRGSDTIASMLIPVTSKARIRRTGISPLHLAAERNRDDTLELLINAGFDVNAQLSEERSRLYEDRRSTALYFSVINNNIDAVSMLLAAGANPNLDMFKPLLVAARINCIQTVQLLVEHGADINAGIPTHPTTFPAVYMFSMKYLPMFKYLLDHGGHALSCFDCMHGSQSHPPIKIRRSNWNHDSDRILPGMLQRTGVQFCEMISAPSISRWAGPIIDILLDYVGHVTLCSRLMEHLDSYSGWSIIKEKAALPRPLMHLCRLQILHLVGRRKLKKLPLPGSLIRFLKHQLSLDDN, translated from the exons ATGGCGACACCCGGCATCTCTCATTCCAGTTCAGCAGGTTCCAGCTTGACCTTCGAGGATTATTCTCTCTACAGGAATCTGAATGATGACGAACTCCTTCAGCTTGCCATTGAGCGAAGTCTGATTGAGACGCATGGCGGCACTGCCACTACCACCATCAGCACCAACAGctccaccaccatcaccaccaagAGCACCATCACACAACTTCCACACAGACATGACAGCAATCTGAACCCTTCatccacaaacagaaacaaaccacaaacatcCAGTACTCAGAATCCAGCTGCTGTCCAGACAGGGGCTCACTACAGTTCTCCAAACCCTCCAGTTGAGAAGCCTCCTGATCC AAAGACCTTTGTCGGGACTATGAGTCGGTTCATGACTGGTTCTGGGAAGAGAATGGTGGCGTATTATAAAGCTGATGGAACTTTGGTCCATATCGCTCCAGAACCTGAAGA GGACGAGGAGCCTTTGTTCAGGGCAATCCGTGAAGGTGATTCAAGCAGAGTGAAAGCTCTGGCGATGTGTCCGGGAACCAACCTGATGCTGCCGAGTAAGCCGGGCTGGCTTGCTGTTCACCAGGCTGCATGGTTTGGACAGGAAGCCTGTCTGCGAATGCTGTTGATAG CCCAACCAGGAATGATCAACAATAGGGCAAGTCATGGGGAGACACCATTGTTTGCTGCCGTCAGTAGAGTCCAGCTGGAATGtgttcagctgcttctggaaaATGGAGCTGATCCTGACATACCAAATTATGAAAAAGAGACTCCACTTTACAAAg CATGTGAAAGGAACAATCCTGCCATTGTTGCTGCATTGCTGAACTATGGGGCAGAAGTGAACACCTCCTGTACTCAGGGATGGACAGCTTTGCAGGAAGCAGGAGGCCGAAATAACGTGGAGATCTGTGAAATGCTGCTGAAGGCTGGTGCCAAACACAATGTTCGCAACATGTACGGCATCGGCCCGTTGTTCACTGCCGCCCAGAATGGCCAACTAGCTGCACTTCGTCTCCTCATCAAACATG GCGCAGATGTTAACACTCAGGCAGCTGATGGAGCCACAGCTTTGTATGAAGCTGCTAAAAACGGACATGAAAAAGTTGTGGAACTGCTCCTTTCTCAGAATGCTGATGCCAACAAACCTGGAAAAACAGGACTTTTACCGCTTCACATAGCTGCTCAGAGAGGAAGTGACAC AATTGCCTCCATGTTAATTCCAGTCACCAGTAAGGCCAGAATCAGGCGGACCGGTATCAGCCCACTGCACCTGGCAGCAGAGCGAAACCGTGATGATACTCTGGAATTGCTGATCAATGCAGGCTTTGATGTCAATGCTCAGCTGTCTGAAGAGCGATCAAGACTGTACGAGGACCGCCGCAGCACCGCACTCTATTTCTCTGtcatcaacaacaacattgATGCTGTTAGCATGTTGCTTGCTGCCGGTGCGAACCCAAACCTAGACATGTTTAAGCCATTGCTTGTGGCTGCAAGAATAAACTGCATTCAAACTGTACAGCTGTTGGTGGAGCACGGTGCTGACATCAATGCTGGCATCCCTACCCACCCCACCACCTTCCCTGCTGTCTATATGTTCTCCATGAAGTATCTTCCCATGTTTAAGTACCTGCTTGACCACGGAGGACATGCCCTCTCCTGTTTTGACTGCATGCACGGCAGCCAGTCTCATCCACCCATCAAAATCAGACGATCAAACTGGAATCATGACTCTGACCGAATTCTGCCAGGGATGCTACAGAGGACAGGTGTTCAG TTCTGTGAGATGATCTCAGCCCCCAGTATCTCTCGGTGGGCAGGGCCAATCATTGACATCCTATTGGACTACGTTGGTCATGTGACTCTCTGCTCCAGACTGATGGAACACCTGGACAGTTATTCTGGATGGAGCATCAttaaggaaaaagcag CTCTGCCGCGGCCGCTAATGCACCTTTGCAGGCTGCAGATTCTGCACCTGGTTGGACGTCGAAAGTTGAAGAAGTTGCCACTTCCTGGAAGTCTGATCCGTTTTCTCAAACATCAGTTGTCTCTGGATGATAACTGA
- the asb2a.1 gene encoding ankyrin repeat and SOCS box protein 2 isoform X2, with protein sequence MATPGISHSSSAGSSLTFEDYSLYRNLNDDELLQLAIERSLIETHGGTATTTISTNSSTTITTKSTITQLPHRHDSNLNPSSTNRNKPQTSSTQNPAAVQTGAHYSSPNPPVEKPPDPKTFVGTMSRFMTGSGKRMVAYYKADGTLVHIAPEPEEDEEPLFRAIREGDSSRVKALAMCPGTNLMLPSKPGWLAVHQAAWFGQEACLRMLLIACERNNPAIVAALLNYGAEVNTSCTQGWTALQEAGGRNNVEICEMLLKAGAKHNVRNMYGIGPLFTAAQNGQLAALRLLIKHGADVNTQAADGATALYEAAKNGHEKVVELLLSQNADANKPGKTGLLPLHIAAQRGSDTIASMLIPVTSKARIRRTGISPLHLAAERNRDDTLELLINAGFDVNAQLSEERSRLYEDRRSTALYFSVINNNIDAVSMLLAAGANPNLDMFKPLLVAARINCIQTVQLLVEHGADINAGIPTHPTTFPAVYMFSMKYLPMFKYLLDHGGHALSCFDCMHGSQSHPPIKIRRSNWNHDSDRILPGMLQRTGVQFCEMISAPSISRWAGPIIDILLDYVGHVTLCSRLMEHLDSYSGWSIIKEKAALPRPLMHLCRLQILHLVGRRKLKKLPLPGSLIRFLKHQLSLDDN encoded by the exons ATGGCGACACCCGGCATCTCTCATTCCAGTTCAGCAGGTTCCAGCTTGACCTTCGAGGATTATTCTCTCTACAGGAATCTGAATGATGACGAACTCCTTCAGCTTGCCATTGAGCGAAGTCTGATTGAGACGCATGGCGGCACTGCCACTACCACCATCAGCACCAACAGctccaccaccatcaccaccaagAGCACCATCACACAACTTCCACACAGACATGACAGCAATCTGAACCCTTCatccacaaacagaaacaaaccacaaacatcCAGTACTCAGAATCCAGCTGCTGTCCAGACAGGGGCTCACTACAGTTCTCCAAACCCTCCAGTTGAGAAGCCTCCTGATCC AAAGACCTTTGTCGGGACTATGAGTCGGTTCATGACTGGTTCTGGGAAGAGAATGGTGGCGTATTATAAAGCTGATGGAACTTTGGTCCATATCGCTCCAGAACCTGAAGA GGACGAGGAGCCTTTGTTCAGGGCAATCCGTGAAGGTGATTCAAGCAGAGTGAAAGCTCTGGCGATGTGTCCGGGAACCAACCTGATGCTGCCGAGTAAGCCGGGCTGGCTTGCTGTTCACCAGGCTGCATGGTTTGGACAGGAAGCCTGTCTGCGAATGCTGTTGATAG CATGTGAAAGGAACAATCCTGCCATTGTTGCTGCATTGCTGAACTATGGGGCAGAAGTGAACACCTCCTGTACTCAGGGATGGACAGCTTTGCAGGAAGCAGGAGGCCGAAATAACGTGGAGATCTGTGAAATGCTGCTGAAGGCTGGTGCCAAACACAATGTTCGCAACATGTACGGCATCGGCCCGTTGTTCACTGCCGCCCAGAATGGCCAACTAGCTGCACTTCGTCTCCTCATCAAACATG GCGCAGATGTTAACACTCAGGCAGCTGATGGAGCCACAGCTTTGTATGAAGCTGCTAAAAACGGACATGAAAAAGTTGTGGAACTGCTCCTTTCTCAGAATGCTGATGCCAACAAACCTGGAAAAACAGGACTTTTACCGCTTCACATAGCTGCTCAGAGAGGAAGTGACAC AATTGCCTCCATGTTAATTCCAGTCACCAGTAAGGCCAGAATCAGGCGGACCGGTATCAGCCCACTGCACCTGGCAGCAGAGCGAAACCGTGATGATACTCTGGAATTGCTGATCAATGCAGGCTTTGATGTCAATGCTCAGCTGTCTGAAGAGCGATCAAGACTGTACGAGGACCGCCGCAGCACCGCACTCTATTTCTCTGtcatcaacaacaacattgATGCTGTTAGCATGTTGCTTGCTGCCGGTGCGAACCCAAACCTAGACATGTTTAAGCCATTGCTTGTGGCTGCAAGAATAAACTGCATTCAAACTGTACAGCTGTTGGTGGAGCACGGTGCTGACATCAATGCTGGCATCCCTACCCACCCCACCACCTTCCCTGCTGTCTATATGTTCTCCATGAAGTATCTTCCCATGTTTAAGTACCTGCTTGACCACGGAGGACATGCCCTCTCCTGTTTTGACTGCATGCACGGCAGCCAGTCTCATCCACCCATCAAAATCAGACGATCAAACTGGAATCATGACTCTGACCGAATTCTGCCAGGGATGCTACAGAGGACAGGTGTTCAG TTCTGTGAGATGATCTCAGCCCCCAGTATCTCTCGGTGGGCAGGGCCAATCATTGACATCCTATTGGACTACGTTGGTCATGTGACTCTCTGCTCCAGACTGATGGAACACCTGGACAGTTATTCTGGATGGAGCATCAttaaggaaaaagcag CTCTGCCGCGGCCGCTAATGCACCTTTGCAGGCTGCAGATTCTGCACCTGGTTGGACGTCGAAAGTTGAAGAAGTTGCCACTTCCTGGAAGTCTGATCCGTTTTCTCAAACATCAGTTGTCTCTGGATGATAACTGA
- the LOC108249102 gene encoding ankyrin repeat and SOCS box protein 2 translates to MAVSKPDLEDFSVYSHLSDDELLQIAVERSLSDKYIHPGSSSSSSSSSSSSSMLSALAPEPRHKSPDQSEHLLQVPPSQIPQPPHFQNCANPPTALSQFLYKASKREFSHLQSIIINGDTKALIDLVRQGSSSLMEPNDEGWIALHEAAYYGQLQCIRILVRADPSSVNKCTLKKETALLLAVYQGEVSCVEFLLKHGANVNAANKERETPLFAACENPNKDIVNLLLMNGAQVNLTCSQGGSALHEACRCGCPKLCQMLLDCGADLKTKNIYNIQPLFVAAQQGQTEVLQLLAKRGADINGQAGDGASPLYEACKNGHILAVQILLDLKADPNRATKSGLLPLHVAVKNNHHGIMLLLIPVTSRVKIRTCGISPLHIAAEKNRNEIMEQLIKSGFDVNTELSDERSRMYEDRRRTALYFSVYNGNLEAVEMLLQAGANPNLDTFNPLLIAVRLAWMDIAELLVKYGADVNAQIFTMPSSFPSAILLSMESPPILKLLLDNGCDARLCFDCTYGLKPHPVIAPSRHPIEELRVNEHLPMRRCIQYCEAISGSSISRISGPIISMLLDYVGHVQLCSRLLKILDSQSDWETIKLKAFPPHPLMQLCRLKIRHHLGIQRLRLLHTLPLPVPLIRFLRYDMQTSLT, encoded by the exons atggctgtcTCTAAACCAGATCTGGAGGACTTTAGTGTTTACAGTCACTTGTCTGATGATGAGCTCTTACAGATTGCTGTGGAAAGGAGTCTCTCTGATAAATATATTCATCCaggatcatcatcatcatcatcatcatcatcatcatcatcatcaatgcTCTCAGCTTTGGCTCCAGAACCCAGACACAAGAGTCCAGATCAATCTGAACACCTTCTGCAAGTACCCCCATCCCAAATTCCACAACCACCACATTTTCAAAACTGTGCAAACCCTCCCACGGCCCTGTCCCAGTTCCTCTACAAGGCCTCCAAAAG AGAGTTCAGCCACCTACAGTCCATCATCATAAATGGAGACACTAAAGCTCTGATAGATCTTGTCAGACAAGGGTCAAGCAGTCTGATGGAGCCCAATGATGAAGGCTGGATCGCTCTTCATGAAGCTGCTTATTATGGACAGTTGCAGTGTATCAGGATCCTTGTCAGAG CTGATCCCAGCTCAGTGAACAAATGTACTTTGAAGAAGGAAACAGCTCTACTGCTTGCTGTTTATCAAGGAGAGGTTTCCTGTGTGGAATTTCTTCTTAAGCATGGAGCCAATGTAAATGCTGCCAACAAGGAACGAGAGACACCACTATTTGCAG cctgTGAGAATCCAAACAAAGACATCGTAAACCTTCTACTGATGAATGGAGCTCAGGTAAATCTTACCTGCAGTCAGGGAGGAAGTGCGCTTCATGAAGCCTGCAGGTGTGGATGTCCAAAGCTCTGTCAGATGTTACTGGATTGTGGTGCAgatctgaaaactaaaaacatttacaacattcAGCCATTGTTCGTTGCTGCACAGCAGGGACAGACAGAGGTCCTCCAACTGCTCGCTAAGAGAG GTGCAGATATAAATGGACAGGCAGGAGATGGAGCATCGCCTCTGTATGAAGCCTGCAAGAATGGTCATATTTTAGCTGTGCAGATCTTGCTGGACCTGAAAGCTGATCCAAACCGAGCCACAAAGTCCGGCCTGTTGCCTCTTCATGTGGCTGTAAAGAACAATCACCACGG AATCATGTTGCTCCTGATTCCAGTCACCAGCAGGGTTAAAATCCGAACATGTGGCATCAGTCCTCTGCAcattgctgcagaaaaaaacaggaatgaaaTCATGGAGCAGCTGATCAAGTCAGGGTTTGACGTAAACACTGAGCTGTCGGATGAACGCTCCAGGATGTATGAGGACCGGCGGCGCACAGCTCTCTACTTCTCTGTCTATAATGGGAACCTGGAAGCTGTTGAGATGCTTCTGCAAGCTGGAGCCAACCCTAACTTGGACACCTTTAACCCTCTTCTCATCGCTGTTCGGCTTGCCTGGATGGATATTGCAGAGCTGCTGGTTAAGTATGGTGCTGATGTCAATGCTCAGATCTTTACAATGCCGTCATCATTCCCATCAGCCATCCTGCTCAGCATGGAGTCTCCACCCATTCTCAAACTTCTGCTTGACAATGGCTGTGATGCCAGACTTTGCTTTGACTGTACTTATGGACTCAAACCACATCCGGTCATTGCTCCGTCACGGCACCCCATAGAAGAACTGCGGGTAAATGAACATTTGCCGATGCGACGTTGCATCCAG TACTGTGAAGCCATCTCCGGCTCATCCATCAGCCGAATATCAGGGCCCATCATCTCCATGCTATTGGACTATGTCGGTCACGTCCAACTCTGCTCTCGGCTGCTGAAGATCCTGGACAGTCAAAGTGACTGGGAAACCATTAAACTGAAAGCTT ttcctcctcatcctctgaTGCAGCTCTGCAGACTGAAGATCAGACACCACCTCGGAATTCAACGGCTCAGATTGCTCCACACACTGCCACTTCCTGTCCCACTCATTCGCTTTCTTCGTTATGACATGCAAACTTCTCTCACTTGA